In Nostoc sp. GT001, a genomic segment contains:
- a CDS encoding HlyD family efflux transporter periplasmic adaptor subunit: MPNTLNGKLETKIYEVEQREEVLTEQTPARSTDDWAYVTKDLLDSLPQVWTRGLLYFLVVFVSIILPWAMLSKVDETGTARGRLEPKGKTVRLDSAVAGTVAEIRVKEGDYVRTGQTLLVLESELVKAELRQAQEKLEGQLNRLSQLKSSKSQLVVSLTTQQQQNQSQQLEKQTQIDQAQQNLNALKNSYDLQKDEKLAQVNQARQTLEHSQTASKLVSSSLASGEREVERYRSLWQSGVVSETNVVQKQDIAKDRQQLYEQNKSDIQQAKLRLVEQQSSYERTIRQANADIEQAQLRIKEQERSYQTLTRSGQLALLKIDEQQKNLQTEITTLQAEIAQNRSQIVSLKFQLGQRELRATVNGRVFQLPIQRAGSVVQSGTMVAEIAPQASPLMVRAQMATTESGFLRKGLPVKLKFDAYPFQDYGVIEGELLEISPTTIEVDTPNGKVAAYDLQIALKQNCLVSANKCITLHPGDTATAEVIVRQRRIIDFLLDPFKQLQQGGLKL; the protein is encoded by the coding sequence ATGCCAAACACATTAAATGGAAAGCTTGAAACTAAAATTTATGAGGTAGAACAGCGCGAGGAAGTTTTAACGGAGCAAACACCAGCTAGATCAACTGATGATTGGGCTTACGTGACCAAGGATTTACTTGATAGCTTACCCCAAGTTTGGACAAGAGGGTTGCTATATTTTTTAGTGGTGTTTGTATCGATCATTTTACCCTGGGCGATGCTATCTAAGGTGGATGAAACGGGTACGGCAAGAGGGCGACTTGAGCCAAAGGGAAAGACAGTTAGGCTGGATTCTGCTGTCGCAGGTACTGTTGCCGAAATTCGGGTAAAGGAAGGTGATTATGTTAGAACTGGGCAGACTTTATTGGTGTTGGAATCAGAATTAGTTAAGGCAGAATTGCGACAGGCACAGGAGAAGCTAGAGGGACAATTAAATCGACTTTCTCAGTTAAAATCATCAAAAAGTCAGTTAGTTGTATCTTTGACAACTCAACAGCAACAAAACCAATCTCAACAGTTAGAAAAGCAGACTCAAATCGATCAAGCGCAACAGAATCTGAATGCTCTTAAGAATTCCTATGATTTACAAAAAGACGAAAAATTGGCTCAAGTCAATCAGGCACGGCAAACTCTTGAGCATAGTCAAACTGCTAGTAAGTTAGTCAGCAGTAGTTTGGCGAGTGGCGAGCGAGAAGTTGAACGCTATCGCAGTCTTTGGCAGTCAGGGGTTGTTTCAGAAACTAATGTTGTTCAGAAGCAAGATATAGCTAAAGACAGGCAACAGTTATACGAACAAAATAAGTCAGATATTCAGCAGGCTAAACTACGTTTGGTAGAACAACAAAGTAGTTATGAGCGGACTATTCGCCAAGCCAATGCAGATATTGAACAGGCACAATTGCGAATTAAAGAACAGGAAAGAAGTTATCAAACTTTGACTCGTTCTGGTCAGTTGGCCCTGCTAAAAATTGACGAACAACAGAAGAATTTACAAACAGAAATTACTACGCTTCAGGCAGAAATTGCTCAAAATAGAAGTCAGATTGTCTCGTTAAAATTCCAGTTAGGACAACGAGAGTTAAGAGCCACCGTCAATGGTAGAGTATTTCAGCTACCGATACAACGGGCTGGGTCTGTGGTGCAGTCAGGAACAATGGTAGCAGAGATTGCGCCTCAAGCTTCGCCTTTAATGGTTCGAGCGCAAATGGCGACAACAGAGAGTGGTTTTTTGCGAAAAGGGTTGCCAGTAAAGTTAAAGTTTGATGCTTATCCATTTCAAGATTATGGCGTGATCGAAGGAGAATTGTTAGAAATTTCTCCTACTACCATAGAGGTGGATACACCTAATGGGAAAGTAGCAGCTTATGACTTACAAATTGCCCTAAAACAAAATTGTCTTGTTTCGGCTAATAAGTGTATTACCTTGCATCCTGGGGATACGGCGACGGCTGAGGTAATTGTGCGCCAGCGTCGGATTATTGATTTTCTGCTCGATCCATTTAAGCAGTTGCAGCAGGGCGGTTTAAAGTTATAG
- a CDS encoding peptidylprolyl isomerase, which produces MLQTITITNEDIVSQVKLCCKIPEFVEAIIARKVVENAAFEASLKVETEELQIAADQIRLMNKLNSADETWAWLEKHSLSIDDYEEIVYSTVISNKLAAHLFANKVEPYFLEHQLDYAGVVMYEVFLDDEDLAIELFYAIKEGEISFYDVAHKYIQDRELRRKGGYRGIVYRQDLKPEISAAVFAAKPPQLLKPIVTSSGVHLILVEEIIQPELDNELYQKIASNLFSEWLKKQIAKVDFVKLLDSDFLSSNSEA; this is translated from the coding sequence ATGCTACAAACTATCACTATTACCAACGAAGATATTGTTTCTCAAGTCAAACTATGTTGCAAAATTCCTGAGTTTGTTGAGGCGATTATTGCCCGCAAGGTTGTAGAAAACGCCGCATTTGAGGCGAGTCTCAAAGTAGAGACAGAGGAGCTTCAGATAGCAGCAGACCAAATCCGGTTAATGAACAAACTCAATAGTGCTGATGAAACCTGGGCGTGGTTGGAAAAACATAGTCTTTCCATAGATGATTATGAAGAAATTGTCTATAGCACAGTCATTTCTAATAAGTTAGCCGCTCATCTGTTTGCAAATAAAGTTGAACCCTATTTCTTGGAGCACCAGCTAGATTATGCTGGCGTGGTCATGTATGAGGTTTTTTTGGATGATGAAGATTTGGCGATAGAACTCTTTTATGCAATCAAAGAAGGTGAAATAAGTTTTTATGATGTTGCTCACAAATACATCCAGGATAGAGAATTACGTCGCAAAGGTGGATACCGGGGGATAGTGTATCGTCAGGATTTGAAGCCGGAAATCTCCGCTGCTGTCTTTGCTGCTAAGCCCCCCCAACTTCTCAAACCTATAGTGACATCTTCGGGAGTACATCTGATTTTGGTGGAGGAGATTATTCAACCGGAATTAGATAATGAGCTATACCAAAAAATTGCTTCAAATTTGTTTTCTGAATGGCTAAAGAAACAAATCGCTAAAGTTGATTTTGTTAAGCTGTTAGACTCTGATTTTTTAAGCTCTAATTCCGAAGCCTAA
- a CDS encoding helix-turn-helix domain-containing protein produces the protein MYDYQMRIGSKDTILTNSKYLTSFQRKLLLENLEKTLPESYRQRIEIMLLADEGKTQTEICQILGCCPATARYWIHIARTGMAHLWQDCPIGRPKAINDQYLERLKELVSSSPRDHGYVFRRWTTNWLGKHLAKEFGIEVSDRHINRLLKQMGLSTLPKPSNSEQSSTEQIQGSKILISDLKSAVIPDNSEFLPINFAKLGKDVNIHGARYICSISNSARFQQYSGLFSFDRGISTLSSTR, from the coding sequence ATGTACGACTACCAAATGAGAATTGGAAGCAAGGATACAATTTTAACGAACAGTAAATATTTAACATCATTTCAGCGAAAATTACTGTTAGAAAATTTGGAAAAAACTTTACCTGAATCTTACCGACAGCGCATTGAAATCATGTTGTTGGCAGATGAGGGAAAAACTCAAACGGAAATTTGTCAAATTTTGGGGTGTTGTCCAGCAACAGCAAGATATTGGATACACATAGCCCGGACTGGGATGGCGCACCTATGGCAAGATTGTCCTATCGGTCGCCCTAAAGCAATAAATGACCAGTATTTAGAACGTTTGAAAGAACTGGTTAGTAGTAGTCCCCGCGATCATGGCTATGTTTTTCGACGGTGGACAACAAACTGGCTGGGGAAACATCTGGCAAAAGAATTTGGTATTGAGGTAAGCGATCGCCATATTAACCGACTGCTCAAACAGATGGGGTTATCCACGCTACCAAAACCCAGCAATTCTGAACAAAGCAGCACTGAACAGATCCAAGGTTCCAAAATTTTGATTAGTGACCTGAAATCGGCAGTTATTCCTGATAATTCCGAATTTTTACCTATTAACTTTGCAAAATTAGGAAAAGATGTAAATATTCATGGCGCAAGATATATCTGCTCAATTAGTAACTCTGCAAGATTTCAACAATACTCTGGGTTATTCTCTTTCGACAGAGGAATATCAACATTGTCTTCAACAAGGTAA
- a CDS encoding peptidase domain-containing ABC transporter, producing the protein MAQDISAQLVTLQDFNNTLGYSLSTEEYQHCLQQGKFINPKVGKFWQGTDAQPGIYIAIAGKVRLLDNADELIATLEAGDSFGEFTLFKEGDFKPYAARASVNLQLCFVSGEVLWPLMAKYPQIREHLWAKALSRNPQQMDSDNPPILPSDSHETHIFSTPAVKPHEKKISKAYFPNSTQRVGHLLQRVIRRYPYFAQQSGSDCGAACLVMVSRYWGKNFSVNRLRDMANVDRNGSSLRGLSAAAESIGFSTRPVKASLDQLAKQKLPAIAHWEGKHYIVVYQITPKHVIVADPAIGQRTLSHAVFKANWTGYTLLLQPTAMLKDTKETSTPFWQFFELMKPHSLVILEVFVASLFIQIFGLVTPLFTQLILDRVVVQRSELTLTAVGLGLLIFSLFRVAMTGLRQYLLDHTANKLDLALIVGFIRHTLRLPLSYFESRYVGDIISRVQENRKIQRFLSGEALSILLDLLTVFIYLGLMFWYSWKMALLVLVIVPPFVLLALIATPFLQKISREIFNAVAQESSYLIEALSGIRTVKSTAVEQTVRWHWEELLSKEIKTNFSGQIISNRLQIFSNTIEAVVTTILLWFGAYQVIHNQLTIGQLVAFNMLLVNIITPFQRLIVLWNQLQEVVIAVERINDVLDAEPEEDLQYQMRQSLPPIQGNIRFDNVTFRYHPESDINVLENLSFEVHSGQMVALVGRSGSGKTTISKLVLGLYPPTDGKVLIDGHDITSLSLRSLREQVGVVDQDTFLFGGTIRENISLAHPGATLAEIIEAARLAGADEFIKKLPMGYETQIGEGGGLLSGGQRQRIAIAKALLGNPKLLILDEATSHLDAESERIIQTNLNTILQGRTTLIIAHRLSTVRNADLILVLDRGVLIESGTHQELMAKRGHYFYLNHQQLDVAG; encoded by the coding sequence ATGGCGCAAGATATATCTGCTCAATTAGTAACTCTGCAAGATTTCAACAATACTCTGGGTTATTCTCTTTCGACAGAGGAATATCAACATTGTCTTCAACAAGGTAAATTTATCAACCCAAAAGTCGGCAAATTCTGGCAAGGAACTGATGCTCAACCAGGAATTTATATTGCGATCGCTGGTAAGGTCAGGTTGCTAGATAACGCCGATGAGTTAATCGCCACTTTAGAGGCAGGTGACTCATTTGGAGAATTTACCTTGTTTAAGGAGGGTGACTTTAAACCTTACGCTGCCAGGGCTTCAGTAAATTTGCAACTGTGCTTTGTTTCGGGTGAAGTGTTGTGGCCATTGATGGCTAAATATCCCCAAATTCGGGAGCATTTGTGGGCTAAGGCGCTATCTCGTAATCCCCAACAGATGGACTCAGATAACCCCCCAATACTGCCATCGGACTCACATGAAACACATATATTTTCAACGCCAGCAGTAAAGCCACACGAGAAAAAGATCAGCAAAGCCTATTTTCCCAACTCCACACAGCGAGTGGGGCATTTATTACAGCGTGTGATTCGGCGCTATCCGTATTTTGCTCAACAGAGTGGATCGGATTGCGGTGCAGCTTGTTTAGTAATGGTATCTCGCTATTGGGGAAAAAACTTTAGTGTAAATCGCCTGCGGGATATGGCCAATGTTGACCGCAATGGTTCGTCGCTGCGGGGGTTATCGGCGGCGGCGGAAAGTATTGGGTTTTCCACGCGACCTGTGAAGGCGAGTCTTGACCAATTGGCAAAGCAAAAATTGCCTGCGATCGCCCATTGGGAAGGCAAGCATTACATTGTTGTCTACCAAATTACCCCCAAACACGTCATTGTAGCCGACCCCGCCATTGGGCAACGCACCCTCAGCCACGCCGTATTTAAAGCCAACTGGACTGGTTACACATTGCTGTTGCAACCAACAGCCATGCTCAAGGACACCAAAGAGACTTCTACCCCCTTTTGGCAATTCTTTGAGTTGATGAAGCCTCACTCTTTGGTAATTCTGGAAGTGTTTGTTGCTTCTTTATTTATTCAGATATTTGGACTTGTTACCCCCCTATTCACACAGTTAATTTTAGACCGAGTGGTGGTGCAACGTTCTGAACTCACCTTAACAGCGGTGGGGTTAGGGTTACTAATTTTTAGTTTATTCCGTGTGGCGATGACAGGGTTGCGGCAATATCTGTTAGACCACACGGCGAATAAGCTCGATTTAGCATTAATTGTGGGATTTATTCGCCATACCCTGCGGCTACCCTTGAGTTACTTTGAGTCTCGTTATGTGGGGGATATTATCTCTCGTGTACAGGAAAACCGCAAAATTCAACGCTTCCTCTCCGGTGAGGCGTTATCCATCCTGCTAGATTTACTCACTGTCTTTATCTATTTAGGATTGATGTTTTGGTACAGCTGGAAAATGGCGTTGCTGGTGTTGGTGATTGTACCGCCTTTTGTCCTGCTGGCATTGATTGCCACACCTTTTTTACAAAAGATTTCTAGAGAAATCTTTAATGCTGTTGCCCAGGAAAGTAGCTATCTGATTGAAGCCCTTTCTGGTATACGAACAGTTAAATCCACAGCGGTGGAACAGACGGTGCGTTGGCATTGGGAAGAGTTATTAAGTAAGGAAATAAAAACTAACTTTTCTGGGCAAATTATCAGCAATCGCCTGCAAATATTCAGCAACACAATTGAAGCAGTAGTAACAACTATCTTGCTATGGTTTGGGGCGTACCAAGTGATTCACAACCAGCTAACCATTGGGCAATTGGTAGCATTTAATATGTTACTGGTCAATATTATTACGCCCTTCCAACGATTAATAGTTTTGTGGAATCAATTGCAAGAAGTGGTGATTGCAGTAGAACGCATTAATGATGTCTTGGATGCCGAACCAGAAGAGGATTTGCAGTATCAGATGCGGCAATCTTTACCACCGATTCAAGGTAACATTCGCTTTGACAACGTGACGTTTCGCTATCACCCTGAAAGCGATATCAATGTTTTAGAAAATCTCAGTTTTGAAGTCCACAGTGGGCAAATGGTTGCCCTGGTGGGACGGAGTGGTTCAGGGAAAACCACGATTTCTAAGCTGGTTTTGGGGTTATATCCCCCCACAGATGGCAAAGTGTTGATTGATGGTCACGATATTACCAGTCTTTCATTGCGTTCTCTACGCGAACAGGTTGGGGTAGTTGACCAAGATACCTTTTTGTTTGGTGGAACGATTCGGGAAAATATTAGCTTGGCGCATCCTGGAGCTACTTTAGCAGAGATTATTGAGGCGGCGCGGTTGGCGGGCGCTGATGAGTTTATCAAAAAGTTACCTATGGGTTATGAAACCCAGATTGGTGAAGGAGGGGGACTGTTGTCTGGAGGACAGCGACAAAGAATTGCGATCGCTAAGGCGTTGTTAGGCAATCCCAAGCTGTTGATTTTGGATGAAGCGACTTCCCATCTGGATGCAGAGTCAGAAAGGATTATTCAGACGAATTTAAACACAATTCTTCAGGGGAGAACCACCTTAATAATCGCCCATCGCCTCTCAACTGTGCGGAATGCAGATTTGATTTTGGTGCTGGATCGCGGCGTGTTGATTGAGAGTGGGACTCACCAAGAGTTGATGGCGAAGCGGGGACATTATTTTTATCTCAATCATCAGCAGCTAGATGTTGCGGGATGA